From Caretta caretta isolate rCarCar2 chromosome 3, rCarCar1.hap1, whole genome shotgun sequence, a single genomic window includes:
- the HMGN3 gene encoding high mobility group nucleosome-binding domain-containing protein 3 isoform X1, translating into MPKRKSPEGAEGKDAAKITKQEPTRRSARLSAKPAPPKPEPKPRKTTKKEPGTKANKGAKGKKDEKQEAAKEGTTPSENGENKAEEIRISRSTVSVSTSRGAPPSTLSVKGQIETVKVKGTVEHSACVQ; encoded by the exons TCTCCAGAGGGTGCTGAGGGCAAGGATGCAGCAAAAATAACTAAACAAGAG cCCACAAGACGATCGGCAAGATTGTCAGCT AAACCTGCTCCACCAAAACCTGAACCCAAACCAAGGAAAACCACAAAG AAGGAACCTGGAACAAAGGCTAACAAAGGTgctaaagggaagaaggatgaaaAGCAAGAAGCTGCAAAGGAAGGTACTACACCATCTGAAAATGGTGAAAATAAAGCTGAAGAG ATTCGCATCTCTCGCTCAACTGTTAGTGTTTCAACATCCAGAGGTGCCCCACCCAGCACACTGTCAGTAAAAGGGCAGATTGAAACAGTGAAAGTTAAGGGTACGGTAGAGCattctgcatgtgtgcagtgA
- the HMGN3 gene encoding high mobility group nucleosome-binding domain-containing protein 3 isoform X2 → MPKRKSPEGAEGKDAAKITKQEPTRRSARLSAKPAPPKPEPKPRKTTKKEPGTKANKGAKGKKDEKQEAAKEGTTPSENGENKAEEIRISRSTVSVSTSRGAPPSTLSVKGQIETVKVKGTEN, encoded by the exons TCTCCAGAGGGTGCTGAGGGCAAGGATGCAGCAAAAATAACTAAACAAGAG cCCACAAGACGATCGGCAAGATTGTCAGCT AAACCTGCTCCACCAAAACCTGAACCCAAACCAAGGAAAACCACAAAG AAGGAACCTGGAACAAAGGCTAACAAAGGTgctaaagggaagaaggatgaaaAGCAAGAAGCTGCAAAGGAAGGTACTACACCATCTGAAAATGGTGAAAATAAAGCTGAAGAG ATTCGCATCTCTCGCTCAACTGTTAGTGTTTCAACATCCAGAGGTGCCCCACCCAGCACACTGTCAGTAAAAGGGCAGATTGAAACAGTGAAAGTTAAGG GCACAGAGAACTGA
- the HMGN3 gene encoding high mobility group nucleosome-binding domain-containing protein 3 isoform X3, producing MPKRKSPEGAEGKDAAKITKQEPTRRSARLSAKPAPPKPEPKPRKTTKKEPGTKANKGAKGKKDEKQEAAKEGTTPSENGENKAEEAQRTESVGDKSE from the exons TCTCCAGAGGGTGCTGAGGGCAAGGATGCAGCAAAAATAACTAAACAAGAG cCCACAAGACGATCGGCAAGATTGTCAGCT AAACCTGCTCCACCAAAACCTGAACCCAAACCAAGGAAAACCACAAAG AAGGAACCTGGAACAAAGGCTAACAAAGGTgctaaagggaagaaggatgaaaAGCAAGAAGCTGCAAAGGAAGGTACTACACCATCTGAAAATGGTGAAAATAAAGCTGAAGAG GCACAGAGAACTGAATCTGTAGGTGACAAGAGCGAATGA